Proteins encoded in a region of the Cygnus olor isolate bCygOlo1 chromosome 4, bCygOlo1.pri.v2, whole genome shotgun sequence genome:
- the NOA1 gene encoding nitric oxide-associated protein 1, translated as MHRPGWGLLARLARARPWSVAQRRGAAVRDEEERFVFLEYEPQPELEAARSEAVAAEHRRGPAAGRERRAGVAVPPGRPDPAVPPSGVSCSGCGAELQCRDGAEPGFVPADKYRSLTEGPGGVAGLRGAVCQRCWLLAHHGRALRLQLPPEQHRQVVSAALRRPSRHGRGPLLLYLLDVLELPDPVLPQLPALLGPDVPAAGLLVVGNKVDLLPADSPGHLGRLRQRLEAACVQAGLRRGLLVDVRLVSARTGFGLEGLVSRLQRSWKCAGDVYLLGATNSGKSTLFNALLRSDYCKSRAPDVVDRATVSPWPGTTLNLLKFPIINPTCDRIFRRQERLKEEALKTEDQLSSEEKRYLNRLKKQGYLVGRVGRTFQHQKSSPLIEFDPDMLSYSIDEDPSHSHRKPKEREEFTYNEVKDARWCFDTPGIVKENCVLNLLTEKEVKLVMPTKAIIPRTFILKPGMVLFLAALGRVDYLQGEKPAWFSVVASNLLPVHISTLSNADAVYEKHAGQELLKVPMGGKERMKEFPPLVPQDITLKGVGTTEAVADIKLSSAGWVTVTAHKEEELLLRAYAPRGTDLVVREPPLLPYISSIRGARIAGSAAYRTKKPPSLVENLKTMENS; from the exons ATGCACcgcccgggctgggggctgctggcccgCCTGGCCCGAGCCCGGCCCTGGTCGGTGGCGCAGCGTCGCGGGGCGGCGGTGAGGGACGAGGAGGAGCGGTTCGTCTTCCTCGAGTACGAGCCGCAGCCGGAGCTGGAGGCAGCGAGGAGCGAGGCGGTGGCAGCGGAGCACCGCCGAgggccggcggcgggcagggagcGGCGGGCGGGGGTCGCGGTGCCCCCGGGGCGTCCCGACCCGGCGGTGCCGCCGAGCGGGGTGAGCTGCTCGGGCTGCGGGGCCGAGCTGCAGTGCCGCGACGGAGCAGAGCCCGGCTTCGTGCCGGCGGACAAGTACCGGAGCCTGACGGAGGGCCCGGGAGGAGtcgcggggctgcggggggccgTCTGCCAgcgctgctggctgctggcccACCACGGCCGGGCGCTGCGGCTGCAGCTGCCCCCGGAGCAGCACCGGCAGGTCGTGAGCGCTGCCCTGCGCCGCCCGTCCAGGCACGGCCGCGGACCGCTGCTCCTCTACCTCCTGGACGTGCTCGAGCTGCCAGACCCGGTGCTGCCGCAGCTACCGGCGCTGCTGGGCCCCGACGTCCCCGCCGCcgggctgctggtggtgggcaACAAGGTGGACCTGCTGCCCGCCGACTCCCCCGGGCACCTGGGGCGGCTGCGGCAGCGGCTGGAGGCGGCCTGCGTCCAAGCCGGCCTGCGGAGAGGTCTGCTGGTGGACGTCCGCCTGGTGAGCGCCAGGACGGGCTTCGGCCTCGAGGGGCTGGTCAGCCGGCTGCAGCGCTCCTGGAAGTGCGCCGGGGACGTCTACCTGCTGGGAGCCACCAACTCGGGCAAGTCGACGCTCTTCAACGCCCTGCTGCGCTCCGACTACTGCAAGTCCCGCGCCCCCGACGTCGTCGACAGGGCCACCGTCTCGCCGTGGCCAG gaacaaCACTGAACCTATTGAAATTTCCAATTATTAATCCTACGTGTGACAGGATATTCCGAAggcaggagaggctgaaagAAGAGGCATTGAAAACAGAAGATCAGCtaagcagtgaagaaaaacgGTACCTTAATCGCCTTAAAAAGCAAGGTTACTTAGTGG GAAGAGTTGGAAGAACATTTCAACATCAGAAGTCTAGCCCTCTAATTGAGTTTGACCCTGACATGCTCTCATACAGCATAGATGAAGATCCCAGCCATTCACACAGGAAGCCtaaggagagagaagagttCACGTACAATGAAGTGAAGGATGCTCGCTGGTGTTTTGACACTCCAGGGATTGTAAAGGAAAATTGT GTTTTGAATCTCCTGACAGAGAAAGAAGTAAAGCTGGTTATGCCAACAAAAGCCATCATTCCACGGACCTTCATTCTCAAGCCAGGAATGGTCTTGTTTTTAGCAGCTTTGGGACGTGTTGACTACTTGCAg GGAGAAAAACCTGCCTGGTTTTCTGTTGTGGCTTCTAACCTCTTGCCAGTCCACATTTCTACCCTGAGTAATGCAGATGCTGTCTATGAGAAGCATGCTGGCCAAGAGTTACTAAAG gTTCCCATGGGTGGGAAAGAGCGAATGAAGGAGTTTCCCCCACTTGTCCCCCAGGACATTACACTGAAAGGAGTTGGTACCACTGAGGCAGTTGCAGATATCAAACTTTCCTCTGCAG GCTGGGTGACAGTGACAGCTCACAAGGAAGAGGAACTGCTGCTCCGAGCCTACGCTCCCAGGGGCACTGACCTGGTGGTGCGGGAGCCTCCACTTCTACCATATATCAGCAGCATCAGAGGGGCCCGGATTGCAGGTTCTGCTGCCTACAGGACCAAAAAGCCGCCTTCCCTGGTGGAAAATCTGAAAACCATGGAGAACAGTTAG